A portion of the Homo sapiens chromosome 16, GRCh38.p14 Primary Assembly genome contains these proteins:
- the HAGHL gene encoding hydroxyacylglutathione hydrolase-like protein isoform 3 (isoform 3 is encoded by transcript variant 6) translates to MKVKVIPVLEDNYMYLVIEELTREAVAVDVAVPKRLLEIVGREGVSLTAVLTTHHHWDHARGNPELARLRPGLAVLGADERIFSLTRRLAHGEELRFGAIHVRCLLTPGHTAGHMSYFLWEDDCPDPPALFSGDALSVAGCGSCLEGSAQQMYQSLAELGTLPPETKVFCGHEHTLSNLEFAQKVEPCNDHVRAKLSWAKRGAGAQVHGQGGPRRRPGGAMQGAGALRTGGRAAAATGAGPPCAAVGAPECSPTRLSHPDPHRAGACVPPRDLGQLDPHEGHLWNLLRGPGQPSAQPRRVGNLVLPGWTHRTTQWGLCGRRDLGVWEVGHTGPPNYE, encoded by the exons ATGAAGGTCAAGGTCATCCCCGTGCTCGAGGACAACTACATGTACCTGGTCATCGAGGAGCTCACGCGCGAGGCGGTGGCCGTGGACGTGGCTGTGCCCAAGAGG CTGCTGGAGATCGTGGGCCGGGAGGGGGTGTCTCTGACCGCTGTGCTGACCACCCACCATCACTG GGACCACGCGCGGGGAAACCCGGAGCTGGCGCGGCTTCGTCCCGGGCTGGCGGTGCTGGGCGCGGACGAGCGCATCTTCTCGCTGACGCGCAGGCTGGCGCACGGCGAGGAGCTGCGG TTCGGGGCCATCCACGTGCGTTGCCTCCTGACGCCCGGCCACACCGCCGGCCACATGAGCTACTTCCTGTGGGAGGACGATTGCCCGGACCCACCCGCCCTGTTCTCGG GCGACGCGCTGTCGGTGGCCGGCTGCGGCTCGTGCCTGGAGGGCAGCGCCCAGCAGATGTACCAGAGCCTGGCCGAGCTGGGTACCCTGCCCCCCGAGACG AAGGTGTTCTGCGGCCACGAGCACACGCTTAGCAACCTGGAGTTTGCCCAGAAAGTGGAGCCCTGCAACGACCACGTGAGAGCCAAGCTGTCCTGGGCTAAG AGAGGAGCCGGTGCGCAAGTTCACGGGCAAGGCGGTCCCCGCCGACGTCCTGGAGGCGCTATGCAAGGAGCGGGCGCGCTTCGAACAGGCGGGCGAGCCGCGGCAGCCACAGGCGCGGGCCCTCCTTGCGCTGCAGTGGGGGCTCCTGAGTGCAGCCCCACACGACTGAGCCACCCAGACCCTCACAGGGCTGGGGCCTGCGTCCCTCCTCGTGACCTCGGCCAGCTGGACCCACATGAGGGCCACCTCTGGAACCTTCTTCGAGGCCCTGGCCAGCCATCTGCCCAGCCTCGGAGGGTGGGCAACCTGGTGCTTCCCGGGTGGACACACAGGACCACTCAGTGGGGCCTGTGTGGGCGCCGAGACCTGGGTGTCTGGGAAGTGGGGCACACGGGGCCTCCGAACTATGAATAA
- the HAGHL gene encoding hydroxyacylglutathione hydrolase-like protein isoform X3, with translation MKVKVIPVLEDNYMYLVIEELTREAVAVDVAVPKRLLEIVGREGVSLTAVLTTHHHWDHARGNPELARLRPGLAVLGADERIFSLTRRLAHGEELRFGAIHVRCLLTPGHTAGHMSYFLWEDDCPDPPALFSGDALSVAGCGSCLEGSAQQMYQSLAELGTLPPETKVFCGHEHTLSNLEFAQKVEPCNDHKRDEDDVPTVPSTLGEERLYNPFLRVAEEPVRKFTGKAVPADVLEALCKERARFEQAGEPRQPQARALLALQWGLLSAAPHD, from the exons ATGAAGGTCAAGGTCATCCCCGTGCTCGAGGACAACTACATGTACCTGGTCATCGAGGAGCTCACGCGCGAGGCGGTGGCCGTGGACGTGGCTGTGCCCAAGAGG CTGCTGGAGATCGTGGGCCGGGAGGGGGTGTCTCTGACCGCTGTGCTGACCACCCACCATCACTG GGACCACGCGCGGGGAAACCCGGAGCTGGCGCGGCTTCGTCCCGGGCTGGCGGTGCTGGGCGCGGACGAGCGCATCTTCTCGCTGACGCGCAGGCTGGCGCACGGCGAGGAGCTGCGG TTCGGGGCCATCCACGTGCGTTGCCTCCTGACGCCCGGCCACACCGCCGGCCACATGAGCTACTTCCTGTGGGAGGACGATTGCCCGGACCCACCCGCCCTGTTCTCGG GCGACGCGCTGTCGGTGGCCGGCTGCGGCTCGTGCCTGGAGGGCAGCGCCCAGCAGATGTACCAGAGCCTGGCCGAGCTGGGTACCCTGCCCCCCGAGACG AAGGTGTTCTGCGGCCACGAGCACACGCTTAGCAACCTGGAGTTTGCCCAGAAAGTGGAGCCCTGCAACGACCAC AAGAGGGATGAGGATGACGTGCCCACTGTGCCGTCGACTCTGGGCGAGGAGCGCCTCTACAACCCCTTCCTGCGGGTGGC AGAGGAGCCGGTGCGCAAGTTCACGGGCAAGGCGGTCCCCGCCGACGTCCTGGAGGCGCTATGCAAGGAGCGGGCGCGCTTCGAACAGGCGGGCGAGCCGCGGCAGCCACAGGCGCGGGCCCTCCTTGCGCTGCAGTGGGGGCTCCTGAGTGCAGCCCCACACGACTGA
- the HAGHL gene encoding hydroxyacylglutathione hydrolase-like protein isoform X2, whose amino-acid sequence MKVKVIPVLEDNYMYLVIEELTREAVAVDVAVPKRLLEIVGREGVSLTAVLTTHHHWDHARGNPELARLRPGLAVLGADERIFSLTRRLAHGEELRFGAIHVRCLLTPGHTAGHMSYFLWEDDCPDPPALFSGDALSVAGCGSCLEGSAQQMYQSLAELGTLPPETVFCGHEHTLSNLEFAQKVEPCNDHVRAKLSWAKKRDEDDVPTVPSTLGEERLYNPFLRVAEEPVRKFTGKAVPADVLEALCKERARFEQAGEPRQPQARALLALQWGLLSAAPHD is encoded by the exons ATGAAGGTCAAGGTCATCCCCGTGCTCGAGGACAACTACATGTACCTGGTCATCGAGGAGCTCACGCGCGAGGCGGTGGCCGTGGACGTGGCTGTGCCCAAGAGG CTGCTGGAGATCGTGGGCCGGGAGGGGGTGTCTCTGACCGCTGTGCTGACCACCCACCATCACTG GGACCACGCGCGGGGAAACCCGGAGCTGGCGCGGCTTCGTCCCGGGCTGGCGGTGCTGGGCGCGGACGAGCGCATCTTCTCGCTGACGCGCAGGCTGGCGCACGGCGAGGAGCTGCGG TTCGGGGCCATCCACGTGCGTTGCCTCCTGACGCCCGGCCACACCGCCGGCCACATGAGCTACTTCCTGTGGGAGGACGATTGCCCGGACCCACCCGCCCTGTTCTCGG GCGACGCGCTGTCGGTGGCCGGCTGCGGCTCGTGCCTGGAGGGCAGCGCCCAGCAGATGTACCAGAGCCTGGCCGAGCTGGGTACCCTGCCCCCCGAGACG GTGTTCTGCGGCCACGAGCACACGCTTAGCAACCTGGAGTTTGCCCAGAAAGTGGAGCCCTGCAACGACCACGTGAGAGCCAAGCTGTCCTGGGCTAAG AAGAGGGATGAGGATGACGTGCCCACTGTGCCGTCGACTCTGGGCGAGGAGCGCCTCTACAACCCCTTCCTGCGGGTGGC AGAGGAGCCGGTGCGCAAGTTCACGGGCAAGGCGGTCCCCGCCGACGTCCTGGAGGCGCTATGCAAGGAGCGGGCGCGCTTCGAACAGGCGGGCGAGCCGCGGCAGCCACAGGCGCGGGCCCTCCTTGCGCTGCAGTGGGGGCTCCTGAGTGCAGCCCCACACGACTGA
- the HAGHL gene encoding hydroxyacylglutathione hydrolase-like protein isoform X4, translating into MKVKVIPVLEDNYMYLVIEELTREAVAVDVAVPKRLLEIVGREGVSLTAVLTTHHHWDHARGNPELARLRPGLAVLGADERIFSLTRRLAHGEELRFGAIHVRCLLTPGHTAGHMSYFLWEDDCPDPPALFSGDALSVAGCGSCLEGSAQQMYQSLAELGTLPPETVFCGHEHTLSNLEFAQKVEPCNDHKRDEDDVPTVPSTLGEERLYNPFLRVA; encoded by the exons ATGAAGGTCAAGGTCATCCCCGTGCTCGAGGACAACTACATGTACCTGGTCATCGAGGAGCTCACGCGCGAGGCGGTGGCCGTGGACGTGGCTGTGCCCAAGAGG CTGCTGGAGATCGTGGGCCGGGAGGGGGTGTCTCTGACCGCTGTGCTGACCACCCACCATCACTG GGACCACGCGCGGGGAAACCCGGAGCTGGCGCGGCTTCGTCCCGGGCTGGCGGTGCTGGGCGCGGACGAGCGCATCTTCTCGCTGACGCGCAGGCTGGCGCACGGCGAGGAGCTGCGG TTCGGGGCCATCCACGTGCGTTGCCTCCTGACGCCCGGCCACACCGCCGGCCACATGAGCTACTTCCTGTGGGAGGACGATTGCCCGGACCCACCCGCCCTGTTCTCGG GCGACGCGCTGTCGGTGGCCGGCTGCGGCTCGTGCCTGGAGGGCAGCGCCCAGCAGATGTACCAGAGCCTGGCCGAGCTGGGTACCCTGCCCCCCGAGACG GTGTTCTGCGGCCACGAGCACACGCTTAGCAACCTGGAGTTTGCCCAGAAAGTGGAGCCCTGCAACGACCAC AAGAGGGATGAGGATGACGTGCCCACTGTGCCGTCGACTCTGGGCGAGGAGCGCCTCTACAACCCCTTCCTGCGGGTGGCGTGA
- the HAGHL gene encoding hydroxyacylglutathione hydrolase-like protein isoform 2 (isoform 2 is encoded by transcript variant 2): MKVKVIPVLEDNYMYLVIEELTREAVAVDVAVPKRLLEIVGREGVSLTAVLTTHHHWDHARGNPELARLRPGLAVLGADERIFSLTRRLAHGEELRFGAIHVRCLLTPGHTAGHMSYFLWEDDCPDPPALFSGDALSVAGCGSCLEGSAQQMYQSLAELGTLPPETKVFCGHEHTLSNLEFAQKVEPCNDHVRAKLSWAKKRDEDDVPTVPSTLGEERLYNPFLRVAEEPVRKFTGKAVPADVLEALCKERARFEQAGEPRQPQARALLALQWGLLSAAPHD, from the exons ATGAAGGTCAAGGTCATCCCCGTGCTCGAGGACAACTACATGTACCTGGTCATCGAGGAGCTCACGCGCGAGGCGGTGGCCGTGGACGTGGCTGTGCCCAAGAGG CTGCTGGAGATCGTGGGCCGGGAGGGGGTGTCTCTGACCGCTGTGCTGACCACCCACCATCACTG GGACCACGCGCGGGGAAACCCGGAGCTGGCGCGGCTTCGTCCCGGGCTGGCGGTGCTGGGCGCGGACGAGCGCATCTTCTCGCTGACGCGCAGGCTGGCGCACGGCGAGGAGCTGCGG TTCGGGGCCATCCACGTGCGTTGCCTCCTGACGCCCGGCCACACCGCCGGCCACATGAGCTACTTCCTGTGGGAGGACGATTGCCCGGACCCACCCGCCCTGTTCTCGG GCGACGCGCTGTCGGTGGCCGGCTGCGGCTCGTGCCTGGAGGGCAGCGCCCAGCAGATGTACCAGAGCCTGGCCGAGCTGGGTACCCTGCCCCCCGAGACG AAGGTGTTCTGCGGCCACGAGCACACGCTTAGCAACCTGGAGTTTGCCCAGAAAGTGGAGCCCTGCAACGACCACGTGAGAGCCAAGCTGTCCTGGGCTAAG AAGAGGGATGAGGATGACGTGCCCACTGTGCCGTCGACTCTGGGCGAGGAGCGCCTCTACAACCCCTTCCTGCGGGTGGC AGAGGAGCCGGTGCGCAAGTTCACGGGCAAGGCGGTCCCCGCCGACGTCCTGGAGGCGCTATGCAAGGAGCGGGCGCGCTTCGAACAGGCGGGCGAGCCGCGGCAGCCACAGGCGCGGGCCCTCCTTGCGCTGCAGTGGGGGCTCCTGAGTGCAGCCCCACACGACTGA
- the HAGHL gene encoding hydroxyacylglutathione hydrolase-like protein isoform 4 (isoform 4 is encoded by transcript variant 7), with translation MKVKVIPVLEDNYMYLVIEELTREAVAVDVAVPKRLLEIVGREGVSLTAVLTTHHHWDHARGNPELARLRPGLAVLGADERIFSLTRRLAHGEELRFGAIHVRCLLTPGHTAGHMSYFLWEDDCPDPPALFSGDALSVAGCGSCLEGSAQQMYQSLAELGTLPPETKVFCGHEHTLSNLEFAQKVEPCNDHVRAKLSWAKKRDEDDVPTVPSTLGEERLYNPFLRVA, from the exons ATGAAGGTCAAGGTCATCCCCGTGCTCGAGGACAACTACATGTACCTGGTCATCGAGGAGCTCACGCGCGAGGCGGTGGCCGTGGACGTGGCTGTGCCCAAGAGG CTGCTGGAGATCGTGGGCCGGGAGGGGGTGTCTCTGACCGCTGTGCTGACCACCCACCATCACTG GGACCACGCGCGGGGAAACCCGGAGCTGGCGCGGCTTCGTCCCGGGCTGGCGGTGCTGGGCGCGGACGAGCGCATCTTCTCGCTGACGCGCAGGCTGGCGCACGGCGAGGAGCTGCGG TTCGGGGCCATCCACGTGCGTTGCCTCCTGACGCCCGGCCACACCGCCGGCCACATGAGCTACTTCCTGTGGGAGGACGATTGCCCGGACCCACCCGCCCTGTTCTCGG GCGACGCGCTGTCGGTGGCCGGCTGCGGCTCGTGCCTGGAGGGCAGCGCCCAGCAGATGTACCAGAGCCTGGCCGAGCTGGGTACCCTGCCCCCCGAGACG AAGGTGTTCTGCGGCCACGAGCACACGCTTAGCAACCTGGAGTTTGCCCAGAAAGTGGAGCCCTGCAACGACCACGTGAGAGCCAAGCTGTCCTGGGCTAAG AAGAGGGATGAGGATGACGTGCCCACTGTGCCGTCGACTCTGGGCGAGGAGCGCCTCTACAACCCCTTCCTGCGGGTGGCGTGA
- the HAGHL gene encoding hydroxyacylglutathione hydrolase-like protein isoform X1, whose protein sequence is MKVKVIPVLEDNYMYLVIEELTREAVAVDVAVPKRLLEIVGREGVSLTAVLTTHHHWDHARGNPELARLRPGLAVLGADERIFSLTRRLAHGEELRFGAIHVRCLLTPGHTAGHMSYFLWEDDCPDPPALFSGDALSVAGCGSCLEGSAQQMYQSLAELGTLPPETKVFCGHEHTLSNLEFAQKVEPCNDHVRAKLSWAKARPLSRRGKRVGGEGTGFGVGGALRQGLMVTGACGHSRRGMRMTCPLCRRLWARSASTTPSCGWREYGCCPGASTVTWTLRKASGDCVLG, encoded by the exons ATGAAGGTCAAGGTCATCCCCGTGCTCGAGGACAACTACATGTACCTGGTCATCGAGGAGCTCACGCGCGAGGCGGTGGCCGTGGACGTGGCTGTGCCCAAGAGG CTGCTGGAGATCGTGGGCCGGGAGGGGGTGTCTCTGACCGCTGTGCTGACCACCCACCATCACTG GGACCACGCGCGGGGAAACCCGGAGCTGGCGCGGCTTCGTCCCGGGCTGGCGGTGCTGGGCGCGGACGAGCGCATCTTCTCGCTGACGCGCAGGCTGGCGCACGGCGAGGAGCTGCGG TTCGGGGCCATCCACGTGCGTTGCCTCCTGACGCCCGGCCACACCGCCGGCCACATGAGCTACTTCCTGTGGGAGGACGATTGCCCGGACCCACCCGCCCTGTTCTCGG GCGACGCGCTGTCGGTGGCCGGCTGCGGCTCGTGCCTGGAGGGCAGCGCCCAGCAGATGTACCAGAGCCTGGCCGAGCTGGGTACCCTGCCCCCCGAGACG AAGGTGTTCTGCGGCCACGAGCACACGCTTAGCAACCTGGAGTTTGCCCAGAAAGTGGAGCCCTGCAACGACCACGTGAGAGCCAAGCTGTCCTGGGCTAAGGCACGGCCCCTTTCCCGCCGCGGCAAGAGGGTGGGGGGGGAGGGAACAGGCTTCGGGGTGGGGGGGGCTCTCAGACAAGGCCTAATGGTGACCGGGGCCTGTGGTCACTCCAGAAGAGGGATGAGGATGACGTGCCCACTGTGCCGTCGACTCTGGGCGAGGAGCGCCTCTACAACCCCTTCCTGCGGGTGGCGTGAGTATGGCTGTTGTCCCGGGGCCTCCACCGTTACGTGGACCCTTAGGAAGGCATCTGGGGACTGCGTGTTGGGCTGA
- the CIAO3 gene encoding cytosolic iron-sulfur assembly component 3 isoform 1 (isoform 1 is encoded by transcript variant 1), producing the protein MASPFSGALQLTDLDDFIGPSQECIKPVKVEKRAGSGVAKIRIEDDGSYFQINQDGGTRRLEKAKVSLNDCLACSGCITSAETVLITQQSHEELKKVLDANKMAAPSQQRLVVVSVSPQSRASLAARFQLNPTDTARKLTSFFKKIGVHFVFDTAFSRHFSLLESQREFVRRFRGQADCRQALPLLASACPGWICYAEKTHGSFILPHISTARSPQQVMGSLVKDFFAQQQHLTPDKIYHVTVMPCYDKKLEASRPDFFNQEHQTRDVDCVLTTGEVFRLLEEEGVSLPDLEPAPLDSLCSGASAEEPTSHRGGGSGGYLEHVFRHAARELFGIHVAEVTYKPLRNKDFQEVTLEKEGQVLLHFAMAYGFRNIQNLVQRLKRGRCPYHYVEVMACPSGCLNGGGQLQAPDRPSRELLQHVERLYGMVRAEAPEDAPGVQELYTHWLQGTDSECAGRLLHTQYHAVEKASTGLGIRW; encoded by the exons ATGGCGTCGCCCTTCAGCGGGGCGCTGCAGCTGACGGACCTGGATGACTTCATCGGGCCGTCTCAG GAGTGCATCAAGCCTGTCAAAGTGGAAAAAAGGGCGGGAAGTGGCGTGGCCAAGATTCGCATTGAAGATGACGGGAGCTACTTCCAAATTAACCAA GACGGCGGGACCCGGAGGCTGGAGAAGGCCAAGGTCTCGCTAAACGACTGCCTGGCGTGCAGCGGCTGCATCACCTCCGCAGAGACCGTGCTTATCACCCAGCAGAGCCACGAGGAGCTGAAGAAGGTTCTAGATGCTAACAAG ATGGCGGCACCCAGTCAGCAGAGGCTGGTTGTAGTTTCGGTCTCACCACAGTCTAGAGCATCGCTGGCTGCACGGTTTCAGCTGAATCCTACAGATACTGCCAGGAAATTAacctcattctttaaaaaaatag GGGTGCACTTCGTCTTCGACACCGCCTTCTCAAGGcacttcagcctcctggagaGCCAGCGAGAGTTTGTGCGGCGATTCCGAGGACAGGCCGACTGCAGACAGGCGCTGCCCCTGCTGGCCTCTGCCTGCCCAG GCTGGATCTGCTATGCCGAGAAGACTCACGGCAGCTTCATCCTCCCCCACATCAGCACCGCCCGGTCCCCGCAGCAGGTCATGGGCTCCCTGGTCAAGGACTTCTTCGCCCAGCAGCAG CACTTGACCCCTGACAAGATCTACCACGTCACAGTGATGCCCTGCTATGACAAAAAGCTGGAAGCCTCCAGACCCGACTTTTTCAACCAGGAGCACCAGACACGGGATGTGGACTGTGTCCTCACAACAG GAGAAGTTTTCAGGTTGCTGGAGGAAGAGGGCGTCTCCCTCCCCGACCTGGAACCAGCCCCTCTGGACAGCCT GTGCAGCGGTGCCTCTGCAGAGGAGCCCACCAGCCATCGGGGAGGGGGCTCGGGGGGCTACCTGGAGCACGTGTTCCGGCACGCGGCCCGAGAGCTCTTTGGAATCCATGTGGCTGAGGTTACCTACAAACCCCTGAG GAACAAAGACTTCCAGGAGGTGACACTGGAGAAGGAGGGCCAGGTGCTGCTGCACTTCGCAATGGCGTACGGCTTCCGCAACATCCAGAACCTGGTGCAGAGGCTCAAACGAGGGCGCTGCCCCTACCACTACGTGGAGGTCATGGCCTGCCCCTCAG GCTGCCTGAACGGCGGGGGCCAGCTCCAGGCCCCAGACAGGCCCAGCAGAGAGCTCCTCCAGCACGTGGAGAGACTGTACGGCATGGTCCGGGCTGAGGCGCCCGAGGACGCGCCTGGGGTTCAGGAGCTGTACACACACTGGCTGCAGGGCACGGACTCGGAGTGTGCAGGTCGCTTGCTGCATACGCAGTACCACGCCGTGGAGAAGGCCAGCACTGGCCTGGGCATCCGGTGGTAG
- the CIAO3 gene encoding cytosolic iron-sulfur assembly component 3 isoform 2 (isoform 2 is encoded by transcript variant 2), whose product MAAPSQQRLVVVSVSPQSRASLAARFQLNPTDTARKLTSFFKKIGVHFVFDTAFSRHFSLLESQREFVRRFRGQADCRQALPLLASACPGWICYAEKTHGSFILPHISTARSPQQVMGSLVKDFFAQQQHLTPDKIYHVTVMPCYDKKLEASRPDFFNQEHQTRDVDCVLTTGEVFRLLEEEGVSLPDLEPAPLDSLCSGASAEEPTSHRGGGSGGYLEHVFRHAARELFGIHVAEVTYKPLRNKDFQEVTLEKEGQVLLHFAMAYGFRNIQNLVQRLKRGRCPYHYVEVMACPSGCLNGGGQLQAPDRPSRELLQHVERLYGMVRAEAPEDAPGVQELYTHWLQGTDSECAGRLLHTQYHAVEKASTGLGIRW is encoded by the exons ATGGCGGCACCCAGTCAGCAGAGGCTGGTTGTAGTTTCGGTCTCACCACAGTCTAGAGCATCGCTGGCTGCACGGTTTCAGCTGAATCCTACAGATACTGCCAGGAAATTAacctcattctttaaaaaaatag GGGTGCACTTCGTCTTCGACACCGCCTTCTCAAGGcacttcagcctcctggagaGCCAGCGAGAGTTTGTGCGGCGATTCCGAGGACAGGCCGACTGCAGACAGGCGCTGCCCCTGCTGGCCTCTGCCTGCCCAG GCTGGATCTGCTATGCCGAGAAGACTCACGGCAGCTTCATCCTCCCCCACATCAGCACCGCCCGGTCCCCGCAGCAGGTCATGGGCTCCCTGGTCAAGGACTTCTTCGCCCAGCAGCAG CACTTGACCCCTGACAAGATCTACCACGTCACAGTGATGCCCTGCTATGACAAAAAGCTGGAAGCCTCCAGACCCGACTTTTTCAACCAGGAGCACCAGACACGGGATGTGGACTGTGTCCTCACAACAG GAGAAGTTTTCAGGTTGCTGGAGGAAGAGGGCGTCTCCCTCCCCGACCTGGAACCAGCCCCTCTGGACAGCCT GTGCAGCGGTGCCTCTGCAGAGGAGCCCACCAGCCATCGGGGAGGGGGCTCGGGGGGCTACCTGGAGCACGTGTTCCGGCACGCGGCCCGAGAGCTCTTTGGAATCCATGTGGCTGAGGTTACCTACAAACCCCTGAG GAACAAAGACTTCCAGGAGGTGACACTGGAGAAGGAGGGCCAGGTGCTGCTGCACTTCGCAATGGCGTACGGCTTCCGCAACATCCAGAACCTGGTGCAGAGGCTCAAACGAGGGCGCTGCCCCTACCACTACGTGGAGGTCATGGCCTGCCCCTCAG GCTGCCTGAACGGCGGGGGCCAGCTCCAGGCCCCAGACAGGCCCAGCAGAGAGCTCCTCCAGCACGTGGAGAGACTGTACGGCATGGTCCGGGCTGAGGCGCCCGAGGACGCGCCTGGGGTTCAGGAGCTGTACACACACTGGCTGCAGGGCACGGACTCGGAGTGTGCAGGTCGCTTGCTGCATACGCAGTACCACGCCGTGGAGAAGGCCAGCACTGGCCTGGGCATCCGGTGGTAG